The genomic window CACCCGACGAGCACGAACTCATGGCCGTCGCGGCACTCCTGCATGAAGTCGAGCGATTGCAACAGGGCCTCGCGGCCACGGTCGGCGGCGTGTGAGTCCCAGTCCGGCGCGACGACGGCGACGCCGCGGCCGGCGAGCAGGCCGGCCAGCGGCCGCAGCACGGCACGGGCGTTGGCCTGCATGCCATGCCAGAGCAGCACGGCCGGTTGACTGAGATCGCCGTGAATGTCCGCCAATCGTCCCGGCGTGTACTCGATCGTCTGCACTGCACGAGGGTGCCCGGCCGCGGCAAATCCAATCGACCCCGACAGCGGGCCGTACGGTGGCAGTGTGGATCGAGCGCGCGACACCGACGCCTGTCCGGGTGCGCTGCAGGTGCACCCGGCCGCCGACGGTCCGCTGGTGCGTGTTCGGCTGCCCGGCGGCATGATCGATGCCGCCCAGCTGGCGGCCTTGGCGGACGTGTCGGACCGCATGGGCTCGGGAACGCTGGAGCTCACCGCGCGGGGCAACGTGCAACTGCGCGCCATCAGCGACGTGACCGCGGCTGCCGACGCGATCGCCGCCGCCGGGCTGCTGCCGTCCGCAACCCACGAGCGGGTCCGCAACATCGTCGCGTCGCCGTTGTCCGGCCGCGCCGCCGGGCGCGCCGACGTGCGGGCCTGGGTGGGCGAGTTGGACGCCTCGATCCGCGCCGACCCCCTGCTGGCGGAGCTCGGCGGCCGGTTCTGGTTCAGCCTCGACGACGGCCGCGCCGACGTCTCTGGCCTCGGCGCCGACGCGGGCGTGCACGTCTTCGAGGACGGCTGCGGGCTGCTGCTGGCCGGGCGCGACACCGGGGTCCGGCTGCCGGCCGGCGATGTCGTCGCCGCGCTGGCCGGAATCGCCGAGCGGTTCCTCCGGATCCGCGGAAAGGTTTGGCGCGTCAACGAATTGGATGATGCCGCCGAGCTGTGGCCGGGCGCCGAACTCGGAGCCGGATTCCCGGTTGTCACCCGCCCGCCGGTCGGCTGGATCAATCAGGACGACGGAAACATCGCGCTGGGGGCGGCGGTGCCGTTGGGTGTGCTACCCGCCCGGGTGGCAGAGTATCTCGCCGCGATCGAGGCCCCGTTGGTGATCACGCCGTGGCGCTCGGTGCTGGTGTGCGACCTCAGCGAAGAGGTGGCCGACGTCGCGCTGCGGGTGCTGGCGCCGTTGGGGTTGGTGTTCGACGAGAACTCGCCCTGGCTGGGCGTGAGCGCATGCACCGGCAGCCCCGGCTGCGCGCAGTCGGCCGCCGATGTGCGCGCCGACGCGGCGAGCCTGCTCGACGCGGATGCGGCGGCGCATCGCCACTTCGTCGGCTGCGAACGCGCGTGCGGCAGCCCGTCGACCGGTGCGGTGCTGGTCGCCACCGGCGACGGATACCGGCTGCTCCGCGACAACGGCACCGTAGGGTGAGCAGGTGCTCGACTACATCCGCGATGCGGCGGAGATCTATCGCCAGTCGTTTGCGGCCATCCGCGCCGAAGCCGACCTGACGCGGTTCCCCGCCGACGTCGCCCGGGTCGTGGTCCGGTTGATCCACACCTGTGGTCAGGTCGACGTCGCCGAGCATGTCGCCTACTCCGGCGACGTCGTCGAGCGCGCGTCCGCCGCCCTGCGCGTCGGGGCGCCGATCCTGTGCGACTCGTCGATGGTTGCCGCCGGGATCACCGCCGCGCGGCTGCCCGCCGGCAACGAGGTCGTGTCGCTGGTCGCCGATCCGCGGGCTCCCGAGCTGGCCGCGCGCCGGCACACCACCCGCTCCGCGGCGGGCGTCGAGCTGTGGGCCGACCGGCTGGCCGGCGCGGTGCTGGCGATCGGCAACGCGCCCACGGCCCTGTTTCGGCTGCTCGAACTGATCGACGAGGGGGTTGCGGCCCCGGCCGCGGTGCTCGGCGGCCCGGTGGGCTTCGTCGGTTCGGCGCAATCCAAACAGGAGCTCATCGACCGGCCGCGGGGCATGTCGTATCTGGTGGTGCAGGGCCGCCGCGGCG from Mycobacterium shigaense includes these protein-coding regions:
- the cobG gene encoding precorrin-3B synthase; the encoded protein is MDRARDTDACPGALQVHPAADGPLVRVRLPGGMIDAAQLAALADVSDRMGSGTLELTARGNVQLRAISDVTAAADAIAAAGLLPSATHERVRNIVASPLSGRAAGRADVRAWVGELDASIRADPLLAELGGRFWFSLDDGRADVSGLGADAGVHVFEDGCGLLLAGRDTGVRLPAGDVVAALAGIAERFLRIRGKVWRVNELDDAAELWPGAELGAGFPVVTRPPVGWINQDDGNIALGAAVPLGVLPARVAEYLAAIEAPLVITPWRSVLVCDLSEEVADVALRVLAPLGLVFDENSPWLGVSACTGSPGCAQSAADVRADAASLLDADAAAHRHFVGCERACGSPSTGAVLVATGDGYRLLRDNGTVG
- a CDS encoding precorrin-8X methylmutase, with amino-acid sequence MLDYIRDAAEIYRQSFAAIRAEADLTRFPADVARVVVRLIHTCGQVDVAEHVAYSGDVVERASAALRVGAPILCDSSMVAAGITAARLPAGNEVVSLVADPRAPELAARRHTTRSAAGVELWADRLAGAVLAIGNAPTALFRLLELIDEGVAAPAAVLGGPVGFVGSAQSKQELIDRPRGMSYLVVQGRRGGSAMAAAAVNAIASDAE